A single Populus alba chromosome 7, ASM523922v2, whole genome shotgun sequence DNA region contains:
- the LOC118063242 gene encoding vacuolar histidine transporter YPQ3, with protein MSLAYCVKEQKPCVRWVEKYFKDCLCSLKDEFSFTFGLISLVCWGVAEIPQIITNFRTKSSHGVSLAFLLTWVAGDIFNLVGCLLEPATLPTQYYTAVLYTTSTVVLVLQGLYYDHVYRWCRCRKTKDNQQVDDDQDPLKPKSADRSGISIPKASPRATPRRDFYYMSARSLAGSDTPPFRSYLRAAKSGPSAVGLGNESSSDDEAAAPVSVSNTVSQPRPIPRSAGYGTFLATSLNLPLQSKALTQAYIGYTGRRLLHEGGGMDHSAFGQWLGWLMAAIYMGGRIPQIWLNIKRGSVEGLNPLMFVFALVANLTYVLSIVVRTTEWDSIKPNMPWLLDAAVCVALDFFIILQYIYYRYFLEKRVDHEECYYGDYVDASKAAIS; from the exons ATGTCTCTAGCTTACTGTGTTAAGGAACAGAAACCTTGTGTTCGCTGGGTAGAGAAGTACTTCAAGGACTGCCTATGCAGTCTAAAAGATGAGTTCTCTTTCACTTTTGGCCTCATTAGTCTGGTGTGCTGGGGAGTTGCAGAAATCCCTCAAATCATCACCAACTTTCGCACAAAGTCCAGCCATGGAGTTTCGCTTGCCTTTCTCCTCACCTGGGTTGCTGG AGACATCTTTAATCTGGTGGGCTGCTTACTGGAGCCAGCGACG TTGCCAACCCAATATTACACTGCTGTG CTCTACACAACAAGTACTGTAGTTCTAGTGTTGCAGGGTCTATACTACGATCATGTCTACAGGTGGTGTAGATGCAGGAAAACCAAAGATAATCAACAA GTTGATGATGACCAAGACCCATTGAAGCCCAAGTCAGCTGATCGTTCAGGCATTTCCATACCCAAGGCTTCTCCAAGGGCAACCCCTCGTagagatttttattatat GTCAGCTAGATCTTTGGCCGGTAGTGATACTCCACCGTTTAGAAGTTACCTCAGGGCAGCCAAAAGTGGTCCATCAGCTGTGGGACTTGGCAATGAATCATCCTCAGATGATGAGGCCGCAGCCCCAGTTTCGGTTAGTAACACTGTTAGTCAGCCTAGACCAATTCCACGATCG GCTGGCTATGGAACATTTCTTGCTACGTCCCTCAACTTGCCTCTGCAAAGCAAGGCTTTGACACAAGCCTACATTGGATACACTGGACGAAGACTTTTACAT GAAGGTGGCGGCATGGATCACAGTGCGTTTGGACAGTGGTTGGGGTGGCTAATGGCAGCTATCTACATGGGTGGCCGGATCCCCCAAATATGGTTAAAT ATTAAAAGAGGGAGTGTTGAG GGCTTGAATCCTCTCATGTTCGTCTTTGCGTTGGTGGCCAACCTCACTTATGTTCTAAG TATTGTTGTTAGAACCACTGAGTGGGATAGCATCAAACCTAATATGCCATGGTTGCTGGATGCTGCAGTCTGCGTGGCGCTCGACTTTTTT ATCATTTTGCAGTACATTTACTACCGCTACTTCCTCGAGAAAAGGGTGGACCATGAAGAATGCTACTACGGAGACTACGTGGATGCTAGTAAAGCTGCTATTTCTTGA